DNA from Bacteroides zoogleoformans:
AGGAGGCCGATTCTCTATGTGTGCGGGCATTCACCGCATATTTGAAACGAAGGAGGAGCGGAAACCGGGAGATATCGTAACTTCTATATCATCAATAAACCTTCTGTACGGATTGAGGCGCACATATTTCCGTGCGGCATCCGATGATCTTCGCCCGGTTATGAACGGCGTATATTTAGAACTGGCCGGCGCATCATTTACTTTCGCGGCAAGTGACGGGCATACCCTTGCTGTAATGGAATATTTTGGAGGTGGCGAACAGTCGGAAATCCGCAGTGGAGTTATCCTCGCAAAGAAACTATGTAAGGTTCTGATAGATGCTCTTCCATCGGAAGATGAGCCGGTGGAATATTTCACATCTGGAACGAATATTGTATTTAGTCATCCATTATTTACTGTATCCTATCGAATGGTTGAAGGGAAGTATCCGAATTTCCGGGCTGTCATACCCAAAAACAACTCGAATATAGCATCTGTCGATAGGAATTCGTTTATATCTCTTCTAAAGAGGGTGCTTGTTTTCAGTAACAAGAATACGAATTTAATTAAATTGTCATTTCAAGACGGCAAGTTACAAGGCAATGCCGTTGATATGGACTACTCCATGTCGGCAAGCGAGGAAATGCCTATAGAATATTCGGGTAATTATATGAGCATAGGGTTCAACGGAGTTTTTCTCCTTGACCTAATATCTAATATGCAGACAAGTGACCATATTAAGATTCTATTATCCGACCCGACAAGAGCTGCTATTATTACAGAAGACGCTCCTACGGATGCTGAGCAACTTACCTACATTATTATGCCAATGTCTATTTAAAAAAACGAATCATCATGTTTACAAAATTTGCATCAATGCTTGGGGATGGAGACTCTCTAAGCATCACCATAACAAAAAAGGGTGATAATCTAATCACAAGTATATTACCTAAGAAAGCAGACCTTTCTGATACCGGGAAAGACCATTTATCACCTCTTGTGGTATCTGGTACTCCCGAAGAGTTGGAAGATGGATTTATCGACGCTGTAATAACTCCCATACAACAAGCTACCGGCATATTGACAAATATGCGCGAGTTTGAAAAAGGGGTTGAGGATGCTGAAGCAAATAGTAAAGCCGCCAAGAAAGAAAAAGAACGTAAAGAAAAAGAAAAAAAAGAGCGTAAGGATAAGTATAAAGAATTTACCGAAAAGGCCAATGCTGCAGAGAAAGCCGGGAATATTGCCGAAGCCATCAAGGCTCTGCAAGAGGCAGACAAATATGCTTCCGGTAATCATTCTGCGATTTCCGGCCGTATCCAACGCTTGCAGTCAAGACTTAACACAGGTACTCTGTTTGGTGGGGAAGCCCTTCCACCTGAAGAAGAGGCACACTACGGCGAAGATGAATCAGATGATAACGAATATTCAGAAGAAAAGGAGGAATAACTATGGCTATTACAGTAAAAGGATTAGACCGGATTTTTAAGTATGGTGATAGAGAGTTGTCGGACCCCGACAGAAGCATGTCTCCCGATGAAGTGATGAACTTTTATGCAAACACTTATCCGGAACTTACAACAAGTAATGTTCACGGGCCCGAGATAGAGGACGATAAGGCAGTATATACATTCAAGACAACCGTAGGTACTAAAGGATGAAAAAGAAATCATGCGAGAAGTTCGAGAATATACAGGAGTTTCACAAGGCGATAGGGCGAGTACTTATTCAATCGTCAACAGGGAGAATCAGATACGGAGTAAGGGAGCGCGTGAAAAGGCGTGCCCCGGATCCGAATGCCCAGCCAATGATTTTCTGAAAGAACGGTTTATTGATATCCCTTTAGAGTTTGATTTGGACGTTGACATTGATGGGAAGATTGATAAAGAGGGAAGTATAGACAATGTATTCTCTTCCATTCGTCAATACCTAAGCTTGCTTGGAGTTGATATGAAGACTAAACCTACCGGAAAGTTTGCATACGACATCAATCTTGCATTGATTGAACTTGATGAAAATATAACAGAAAAAGGAGTATATTCTAACCTTGAACTGAATGGCGATATATTGAGCGTTCATATAGTAAGGTCTTATAAGGTTTTCGATTTATCATTCGTCTTTCTTCCTATTTCATCGGTTAAGAGAATGCCGTCGCCTTTGGCTGATGTATTTGTTGATTTCGTAGGGTTCTATGCCCGCACTCAGGGGATATGTCTTCCTATAGAGCATAATGACTTTTACGTTCATATATGCGAAGAGAATGAAGGATTCTTTGATGATTACGAAGACTCTGAATATTCAGAGTCCGCAAAGGAAGTTCGAAAAAGCTATCGAGATGGTGAATATAGCCAATGGTTTTCCCGCATAGCATCCTCTATGAAAAGTGATAAGGAAATTCTTGAATCATTGCGAGCGTTAAAGAGTTCATGTAATGGGAAGGACCTTGAGTTGATTTCCTGCATGGAGGACGGAGTTTCCATTCTATCATCCGGCTGTATTACTTCATTCAACTACAATCCGGATATGAACGATTGTGACGTGTTAAACGGATGCTATGATTACGAACCTTTCGATATTAGCCGAAACTATGCGATATGCTGGGATTTAAACGACCCTGTTACGCAAATGATCGGGGAGTATATTAATTGCCTTATTAGAGAAGTTTGCTGTTATGGGGCGACTGAAAGTGTGGTCTTGTCCCCGGCGACATCTTCCGTGTTTGTAAAGAATCCATTTCCCGAAATGTTTGAGAAGTGGTTTATGAAATTTCTAAATCTATTAGAAGAATATGGGACAGATAAATGATTCATTTACACAGCGATTGACGCCTAAAATGGCAATAATCGTGTACAATAGTAATGATAATCACTATTATCTCGAAGAAAGGGAAATACGCAAAGGTCGCATGTGTGCCGGCATTCCGCTTACGGAAAAGAAGATTGCGGATATTATGGATACACTGGCCAAGTCTGATGGCGTGGAGCTTGTTCACGGGCGTGTACCTGAATGTCTTTTATATGCCGATTCAAGAGCCGGGTATGAGAAGTACGTTTGGTACAGAAAGCCGGAAAAACATAGATTGTATTTCTCTAAAAACCTTGGCATAGAGGATGGCGAAATGTGGGTTCCCGGATTGGTGTGGATTCTTGAAAACGGTAGGCTGTCAATGTATGCCTACAAAGTAAGAAAGCCCGGCAAACTATATCGTGCTCCGTTTTTCAACGTATATCCTGACTATGTATGTCTGGGAAGCGCTAAGGCTGAGGCTCCTAAAGAAATGACTTATGAGGCTATCATTGCCTATTATGAGGAGTTGTTTTGGAACTCGGCTTTCTCTCATCTCGGAGGGGATAATCCGGTAAAAGGAAACCTTTCCGTGATAACGAAGAATTGTATTAAGACCGGATGCAGATTCCCGGAAGAAGAGCTTGTGCCGGTCAATGTTAAACTTGAAGATTTGTTGAAATGAGTCATAAATTAAAATTTAAAGAATGGGCAAAGAATACTTTTGTCCAAGTGTATAATAACTTATCCGACGTGGCAGCAACCGATAAAATGTTAGAAGTTGGTGACCGTGTTATTTATACGAATAAATATGGAGTAAAGTTTGGCCCTTTGGAAATATTGGGATTCTGTAAACCTGATGGTGAGAGGTGCATATTCTTGGATAAGAGTAGTTATTGGTTTCCTGTTAGAATCGATGAAGTTGAATTAATAAAGATATAGTAATGAAACGAGTACACTTCACCCATAAATACCTGTTATCCCCGACCCACCCTATTACGGTCAATCTGATAGGGTGCGGCGGCACCGGCTCGATGGTGCTATCATGTCTTGGGCGGATAGATTGCTCTTTGCGTGCTCTGGGACATCCGGGTTTGCATGTTACGGCATTCGACCCAGACGAAGTAAGCGGAGCCAATATCGGTAGACAGCTATTCAGTGTGTCGGATGAGGGGCTTAATAAAGCGGATGTTTTAATCACTCGCATGAATAGATTCTTTGCCACTGATTGGGAGGCTGTACCTGAACGGTTCTCCGACCTTTATTCCTATGCCAATATAACAATATCATGTGTGGACAATATAAAGTCTCGTATTGAGATTGGAGAGATATTGCGTTCGGATTCGGAAATGTATGACGATAAGGATAAACTGTATTGGCTTGACTTCGGCAACTCGACAGATAGAGGACAGGTTGTTCTTGGAACAGTACAAGAGATGAAACAGCCGAAGTCTGAGAAGTACGAAACGGTTAGCCGATTAAGATGCGTTGATGAGATGTTTGACCTCTCGCAACTGAATGATGAAGATTCGGGCCCGAGCTGCTCACTTGCTGAGGCTCTGGAAAAGCAGGATTTATTCATCAACTCAACGCTTGCGCAGCATGGTTCACATTTGCTTTGGAGACTACTTACCGGCGCATATATAGAGTATCAAGGGCTGTACTTAAACCTTGACACAATGAATGTAAAACCTATAAAAGTATAATGTTGTGAAATATGAACAATTAGTTGATAGATATTGGAGGGCTTATTCAGATGAAATGATTAAAGTGCCTGAAACCGCCTTATATTTTGCATTAGTAGAACAATGGCATCGACAAGGGGAGAATGATGTCACAAATTGTTCGTTCAGAACTATCTGCCTTATGATTCGCCTACCAATGAAGAAAATCTCCCCGGCCGTATTTGCGTTGGTAAGTAAAGGGTTAATAGAGTGTACCATCGGCAAAGACGGTATCAGTTATAAATTTACATAATCGTAAACATGAATGGATATTCTTTATTAAGCAAGCTTCATAAGGCACGAAGAAATTTCAGGCTAACCGCTACCGAACAAGCTCTATTCAGGGAATTAGTAGATGTTTGCAATAGCGATGGCTGGAGGGATTTTTTCTGCTGCCCAAACAAAGACCTATGCTGCCTTTTGAATATTGATGAAAAGACACTCATAAGAGCAAGATTAACGTTAATCAATGCAGGATTAATATACTACGAAGCAGGTAAAAGCAAGCGGCATGCAAGCAGATATTCTTTTGAAAAACCATCAAAGAAAGTAAGTAAAACTGCTGGAAATGTGCCAGCAGATGTGCCAGCAGATGTGCCAGCAGATGTGCCAGCAGATGTGCCAGCAGATGTGCCAGCAGATAATATATATAAAACTAAACTAAACAAAAAGGGAAAAAGAACTACTAACGTAGTTCCAAAAAGTTCTGCCGCGGCTAAAGCCGCTACACTCGAACAACGTACAAAAGTCTTTTACGATTCTTTGGTTCCCTTTGTTGAGGTTTACGGTAAGGAAATGATACGGGCCTTTTATAACTACTGGACCGAGCCGAATAAGTCTAAAACGAAAATGCGGTTTGAACTCGAGAAGACGTGGGATGTTTCCCGTCGCCTTGTAACGTGGTCTAACCGAGAATCTATAAAAGTGAGAAACAAT
Protein-coding regions in this window:
- a CDS encoding PRTRC system ThiF family protein; translated protein: MKRVHFTHKYLLSPTHPITVNLIGCGGTGSMVLSCLGRIDCSLRALGHPGLHVTAFDPDEVSGANIGRQLFSVSDEGLNKADVLITRMNRFFATDWEAVPERFSDLYSYANITISCVDNIKSRIEIGEILRSDSEMYDDKDKLYWLDFGNSTDRGQVVLGTVQEMKQPKSEKYETVSRLRCVDEMFDLSQLNDEDSGPSCSLAEALEKQDLFINSTLAQHGSHLLWRLLTGAYIEYQGLYLNLDTMNVKPIKV
- the dnaN gene encoding DNA polymerase III subunit beta, with the protein product MKITVTKSELQNKLKLVGRFIAPNKVNQQYDSFLFERRGGILQVTAADEGGWIKTIIEHTSDTEEFLFSVNAKTFLDGINQIPEQPLIISLTDKNTYYDLLVEYAGGRFSMCAGIHRIFETKEERKPGDIVTSISSINLLYGLRRTYFRAASDDLRPVMNGVYLELAGASFTFAASDGHTLAVMEYFGGGEQSEIRSGVILAKKLCKVLIDALPSEDEPVEYFTSGTNIVFSHPLFTVSYRMVEGKYPNFRAVIPKNNSNIASVDRNSFISLLKRVLVFSNKNTNLIKLSFQDGKLQGNAVDMDYSMSASEEMPIEYSGNYMSIGFNGVFLLDLISNMQTSDHIKILLSDPTRAAIITEDAPTDAEQLTYIIMPMSI
- a CDS encoding PRTRC system protein E produces the protein MFTKFASMLGDGDSLSITITKKGDNLITSILPKKADLSDTGKDHLSPLVVSGTPEELEDGFIDAVITPIQQATGILTNMREFEKGVEDAEANSKAAKKEKERKEKEKKERKDKYKEFTEKANAAEKAGNIAEAIKALQEADKYASGNHSAISGRIQRLQSRLNTGTLFGGEALPPEEEAHYGEDESDDNEYSEEKEE
- a CDS encoding PRTRC system protein C, which produces MAITVKGLDRIFKYGDRELSDPDRSMSPDEVMNFYANTYPELTTSNVHGPEIEDDKAVYTFKTTVGTKG
- a CDS encoding PRTRC system protein B, which produces MGQINDSFTQRLTPKMAIIVYNSNDNHYYLEEREIRKGRMCAGIPLTEKKIADIMDTLAKSDGVELVHGRVPECLLYADSRAGYEKYVWYRKPEKHRLYFSKNLGIEDGEMWVPGLVWILENGRLSMYAYKVRKPGKLYRAPFFNVYPDYVCLGSAKAEAPKEMTYEAIIAYYEELFWNSAFSHLGGDNPVKGNLSVITKNCIKTGCRFPEEELVPVNVKLEDLLK
- a CDS encoding helix-turn-helix domain-containing protein, which produces MNGYSLLSKLHKARRNFRLTATEQALFRELVDVCNSDGWRDFFCCPNKDLCCLLNIDEKTLIRARLTLINAGLIYYEAGKSKRHASRYSFEKPSKKVSKTAGNVPADVPADVPADVPADVPADVPADNIYKTKLNKKGKRTTNVVPKSSAAAKAATLEQRTKVFYDSLVPFVEVYGKEMIRAFYNYWTEPNKSKTKMRFELEKTWDVSRRLVTWSNRESIKVRNNGYQDRYEQKRIDSEQRKAESLANLDNIRAAAERRRKELEAEGII